One Actinospica robiniae DSM 44927 genomic region harbors:
- a CDS encoding DsbA family protein has product MTESAQNRAVADLWVDPLCPWAWMTSRWLLEVEKQRPVDVRFHVMSLSVLNSGRDELPEQYKEMLQRGWGPVRVLIAAQQQHGDEVVRPLYDALGTRRHIGKQEFNRETIEAALTEVGLPAELADAAETDAYDEALKASHHAGMDQVGMDVGTPVIATEGVAFFGPVVSPAPKGEAAAKLWDGVLLVAGTDGFFELKRTRTREPIFD; this is encoded by the coding sequence ATGACGGAATCTGCGCAGAACCGAGCGGTCGCCGACCTGTGGGTCGACCCGCTGTGCCCGTGGGCCTGGATGACCAGCCGCTGGCTGTTGGAGGTGGAGAAGCAGCGTCCGGTCGACGTGCGCTTCCACGTGATGTCGCTCTCGGTGCTCAACAGCGGCCGGGACGAGCTGCCGGAGCAGTACAAGGAGATGCTCCAGCGCGGCTGGGGCCCGGTCCGGGTGCTGATCGCGGCCCAGCAGCAGCACGGCGACGAGGTCGTGCGCCCGCTCTACGACGCCCTCGGCACCCGCCGCCACATCGGCAAGCAGGAGTTCAACCGGGAGACCATCGAGGCCGCGCTGACCGAGGTGGGCCTGCCGGCCGAGCTCGCCGACGCCGCCGAGACCGACGCGTACGACGAGGCGCTCAAGGCCTCGCACCACGCCGGCATGGACCAGGTCGGCATGGACGTGGGCACCCCGGTGATCGCGACCGAGGGCGTGGCGTTCTTCGGCCCGGTGGTCTCGCCGGCGCCCAAGGGCGAAGCGGCGGCGAAGCTGTGGGACGGCGTGCTGCTCGTGGCAGGCACCGACGGCTTCTTCGAGCTCAAGCGGACCCGCACCCGCGAGCCCATCTTCGACTGA